In bacterium 336/3, the following proteins share a genomic window:
- a CDS encoding short-chain dehydrogenase, with translation MMYNQPMLKENSLQGKTLIVTGGGTGLGYSMSKYFLELGANVVIMSRKLDVLEESAQILTKETGNANVLPIACDVRKYEEIEAVLKAAIDKFGKVNGLVNNAAGNFISPTERLSNRAFDTVVDIVLKGTYNCTLALGKYWIENQIPASVLSIVTTYAWTGSGYVVPSACAKAGVLALTRSLAVEWAKYKIRFNAIAPGPFPTPGAWERLFPPALAETDLGKKLSPEHRVPLGRVGEHQELANLAAYLVSDFSSYVNGEVITIDGGEWIKGAGEFNDLNEMPNQMWDFLEQMRKK, from the coding sequence ATTATGTATAATCAACCCATGCTTAAAGAAAATAGCCTTCAAGGCAAAACGCTTATTGTAACTGGAGGAGGAACAGGTTTAGGATACTCTATGAGTAAATATTTCCTAGAATTAGGGGCAAATGTCGTAATTATGAGTCGAAAACTTGATGTTTTAGAGGAGTCTGCTCAAATTTTAACCAAAGAAACAGGAAATGCAAATGTATTGCCCATAGCTTGCGATGTACGCAAATATGAAGAAATAGAAGCTGTACTTAAAGCTGCCATTGATAAATTTGGCAAAGTCAATGGTTTAGTAAACAATGCTGCTGGTAATTTTATCAGTCCTACCGAAAGACTTTCTAATAGAGCTTTTGATACTGTTGTTGATATTGTTCTGAAAGGAACATATAATTGTACTTTGGCTTTGGGCAAATATTGGATAGAAAATCAAATCCCTGCTTCTGTATTGAGTATTGTAACCACTTATGCATGGACTGGTTCAGGTTATGTAGTGCCTTCAGCTTGTGCAAAAGCAGGTGTACTTGCTCTTACACGCTCTTTAGCAGTAGAATGGGCAAAATATAAAATTAGATTTAATGCAATTGCTCCTGGTCCATTTCCTACGCCTGGTGCTTGGGAACGCTTATTCCCACCTGCATTGGCAGAAACAGATTTAGGTAAAAAACTTTCTCCTGAACACAGAGTACCACTTGGACGAGTTGGTGAACATCAAGAACTTGCTAATTTGGCTGCTTATTTAGTTTCTGATTTTTCATCTTATGTAAATGGAGAAGTGATTACTATAGATGGTGGCGAATGGATAAAAGGTGCTGGTGAATTTAATGACCTCAATGAAATGCCAAATCAAATGTGGGATTTTTTAGAACAAATGCGTAAAAAATAA